A section of the Triticum dicoccoides isolate Atlit2015 ecotype Zavitan chromosome 7A, WEW_v2.0, whole genome shotgun sequence genome encodes:
- the LOC119332471 gene encoding uncharacterized protein LOC119332471, translating to MEASSGPSRSSSQEPDGPCDGEDRLSALPDDLLLDVLARLPCAAAAARTEVLSRRWLGLWASLRQIVFRGVALPSLEAALGRVDLPLPAVSLIKIRVPIKQQHPHQPVLKGKEHWRDSAGVPINSLLRAAARLDPEKLDFRIPSGIIERALAVDLPCLPRATSIALNFSSLFSLAAVPAGAEFPALETLSLAQCTTNLDGLLACCPRLRTLRLSRAVFLDCIIRVVNSPLLQELVVECEARLTQRVVIVAPELKQLTTSFTAVVAVNITVLAPVVEKISWQCCYLGPCIVFGVWSLNKLRLQSAERQGEPTTLYIYACVDPSPFRAQVHNFRQEIQRHMVAAFSVFELHLTAKGHAFGAVVVHLLGMDRISTATRRLKVVLHRSELKEVCPTHCPCESPNWRSQAISLDALEELEFNGFDGADHEFDLLELILGCAPMLKRMIVKLSEEISASNDGCAKIVNIFKQACSSVECDVYHSSGIMYSSQNCPST from the exons ATGGAGGCGAGCTCGGGGCCTAGCCGGAGTTCCAGCCAGGAGCCGGATGGCCCATGCGACGGAGAGGACCGCCTCAGCGCCCTCCCCGACGACCTGCTCCTCGACGTCCTCGCCCGcctcccctgcgccgccgccgccgcccgcaccgaAGTCCTCTCCCGCCGGTGGCTCGGCCTCTGGGCCAGCCTCCGCCAGATCGTCTTCCGCGGCGTGGCCCTCCCGTCGCTCGAGGCGGCGCTCGGCCGCGTCGATCTTCCCCTGCCCGCGGTTTCCCTCATCAAAATCCGCGTCCCCATCAAGCAGCAGCATCCCCATCAACCCGTCCTCAAGGGCAAGGAGCACTGGAGAGACAGCGCAGGCGTCCCCATCAACTCGCTGCTCCGCGCCGCCGCGCGGCTCGACCCGGAGAAGCTCGACTTCCGCATCCCCTCCGGCATAATCGAGCGTGCCCTCGCTGTCGACCTGCCTTGCTTGCCCCGCGCCACCTCCATCGCGCTCAACTTTTCCTCCCTCTTCtccctcgccgccgtgccggccggCGCCGAGTTCCCCGCACTCGAGACGCTGTCCCTGGCGCAATGCACCACCAACCTCGACGGCTTGCTCGCCTGCTGCCCGCGCTTGCGCACGCTCCGCCTCAGCAGGGCTGTGTTCCTTGACTGCATCATTAGGGTCGTCAACTCGCCTCTGCTGCAGGAGCTTGTCGTGGAATGCGAGGCCAGATTGACACAGCGTGTCGTCATTGTTGCTCCCGAGCTTAAGCAATTGACCACCTCATTTACAGCGGTGGTGGCGGTTAACATCACCGTCTTGGCGCCAGTGGTGGAGAAGATTTCATGGCAGTGCTGCTACTTGGGGCCGTGTATTGTGTTTGGTGTTTGGAGCCTCAACAAACTGCGGCTACAGTCGGCGGAGAGACAAGGAGAGCCAACGACGCTGTACATTTATGCCTGCGTC GACCCGTCTCCTTTTCGCGCTCAGGTGCACAACTTTAGGCAGGAGATACAGAGGCACATGGTTGCTGCCTTCTCCGTTTTCGAGCTGCATCTCACAGCCAAGGGGCATGCTTTCGGAGCGGTTGTGGTTCATCTCCTTGGGATGGATCGAATTAGTACTGCTACTCGGAGGcttaaggtcgtcctacatagatcaGAG TTGAAAGAAGTATGCCCGACACACTGTCCTTGTGAGTCTCCGAACTGGAGGTCCCAGGCTATCTCCTTGGATGCTCTCGAAGAATTGGAGTTCAATGGATTCGACGGAGCGGATCATGAGTTTGATTTATTGGAATTGATACTTGGATGTGCACCGATGCTAAAAAGAATGATTGTCAAGCTGTCCGAGGAGATCTCGGCAAGTAATGATGGATGTGCAAAGATAGTCAACATCTTCAAGCAGGCATGTTCTTCTGTGGAATGTGATGTTTATCACAGCTCGG GGATAATGTACAGCAGCCAAAATTGCCCTTCCACATGA
- the LOC119331489 gene encoding formamidopyrimidine-DNA glycosylase-like has product MPELPEVEAARRALEAHCVGRRITRCAVADDSKVVVAAAGRVAFERAMVGRTIVAARRRGKNLWLRLDAPPFPSFQFGMAGAIYIKGVAVTKYKRSAVNSEDEWPSKYSKFFVELDDGLEFSFTDKRRFARVRLFDDPETVPPISELGPDALFEPMSVDNFVDSLSRKKIGIKALLLDQSFISGIGNWIADEVLYQSKIHPLQIASSLTRESCEALHQSIQEVVKYAVDVDADCDRFPVEWLFHHRWGKKPGKVDGKKIEFITAGGRTTAYVPQLQKLTGTQSNKKVVSSPGQVSEDGDAKEAGTEVEVEADDDLKPRKRVATFKAAKGEQNKDVISAPSKIRRKIAGGKKKQSIEHGSKDDVKTTGPNKAGAGSNDEHGLDEPAAKMRKVSGQGTRNSSKNKPKTTK; this is encoded by the exons atGCCGGAACTTCCGGAGGTGGAGGCGGCGCGGAGGGCGCTGGAGGCGCACTGCGTGGGCCGCCGCATCACGCGCTGCGCCGTCGCGGACGACTCCaaggtcgtcgtcgccgccgccgggcGCGTGGCCTTCGAGCGCGCTATGGTGGGCAGGACCATCGTGGCCGCGCGCCGGAGGGGCAAGAACCtctggctccgcctcgacgccccgcCCTTCCCCTCCTTCCAGTTCG GAATGGCAGGTGCGATCTACATAAAGGGCGTTGCCGTCACAAAGTACAAGAG ATCAGCTGTCAACTCTGAGGACGAGTGGCCCTCCAAGTACTCCAAATTCTTCGTCGAG CTTGATGATGGCTTGGAGTTTTCCTTCACTGATAAGAGGCGCTTTGCAAGAGTTCGGTTATTTGATGAT CCTGAAACTGTACCTCCAATTTCTGAGTTAGGTCCAGATGCGCTCTTTGAGCCGATGTCTGTTGATAATTTTGTGGACTCACTGAGCAGGAAGAAGATTGGAATAAAAGCTCTTTTACTTGATCAG AGCTTCATATCAGGCATTGGTAATTGGATTGCAGATGAGGTGCTTTACCAG TCGAAAATCCATCCATTGCAGATTGCTTCTAGCCTAACAAGGGAGAGTTGTGAAGCGCTACATCAAAGCATCCAAGAA GTTGTGAAATATGCTGTCGATGTTGATGCTGATTGTGATCGCTTTCCTGTGGAATGGTTGTTTCATCACCGCTGGGGCAAGAAGCCTGGTAAAGTCGATG GAAAGAAAATTGAATTCATAACAGCTGGTGGCAGG ACTACAGCCTATGTGCCACAACTGCAGAAGCTGACTGGGACCCAATCTAACAAAAAAGTAGTGTCTAGCCcagggcaagtgagcgaggatggtGATGCCAAGGAAGCAGGGACAGAAgtagaagtggaagctgatgatgatTTGAAGCCAAGAAAGAGAGTGGCAACATTCAAGGCTGCCAAGGGAGAGCAAAACAAGGATGTCATAAGTGCCCCTTCCAAAATAAGAAGGAAAATTGCTGGCGGCAAGAAGAAACAAAGCATTGAACATGGCAGCAAAGATGATGTCAAGACTACAGGACCAAACAAAGCTGGTGCTGGTAGCAACGATGAGCATGGTTTGGACGAACCTGCTGCTAAGATGCGCAAGGTATCAGGCCAAGGTACAAGAAATTCGTCCAAGAATAAACCGAAGACTACCAAATAA